A genomic stretch from Falco cherrug isolate bFalChe1 chromosome 3, bFalChe1.pri, whole genome shotgun sequence includes:
- the GFOD1 gene encoding glucose-fructose oxidoreductase domain-containing protein 1 isoform X2, translating into MMTAAHYYPKLMSIMGNVLRFLPAFVKMKQLIQEGYVGELLVCEVQVHSGSLLGKKYNWSCDDLMGGGGLHSVGTYIIDLLTFLTSQKAVKVHGLLKTFVKQTDHIKGIRQITSDDFCTFQMVLEGGVCCTVTLNFNVPGEFKQDIIVVGSSGRLIVIGTDLYGQSNSSPQRELLLKDSTPVSNSLLPEKAFSDIPSPYLRGTIKMVQAVRQAFEDQDDRRTWDGRPLTMAATFDDCLYALCVVDTIKKSNQLGEWQNISIMTEEPELSPAYLISEAMRKSRMSLYC; encoded by the coding sequence ATGATGACTGCGGCTCATTATTACCCAAAGCTCATGAGCATCATGGGGAACGTTTTGCGCTTCCTGCCCGCTTTCGTGAAGATGAAGCAGCTGATCCAGGAGGGTTACgtgggggagctgctggtgtGCGAGGTGCAGGTCCACAGCGGAAGCCTGTTAGGCAAAAAATACAACTGGAGCTGTGACGACCTGATGGGAGGTGGGGGCTTGCACTCGGTGGGCACCTACATCATCGACCTCCTGACCTTCCTTACCAGCCAGAAGGCTGTGAAAGTGCACGGGTTGCTCAAGACCTTCGTGAAGCAGACGGACCACATCAAGGGGATACGGCAGATCACCAGCGACGACTTCTGTACGTTTCAGATGGTCCTGGAAGGCGGCGTGTGCTGCACGGTGACGCTCAACTTCAACGTGCCGGGGGAGTTCAAACAAGACATTATTGTGGTGGGTTCGTCAGGACGGCTGATTGTAATAGGCACTGATCTCTACGGACAGAGCAACAGCTCTCCTCAGCGGGAGCTCCTGCTAAAGGACTCCACGCCAGTCAGCAACTCCTTACTTCCAGAGAAAGCCTTCAGTGACATCCCGTCCCCCTACCTCCGGGGTACCATTAAGATGGTTCAAGCTGTCCGGCAGGCATTTGAGGACCAGGACGACAGGAGGACCTGGGACGGGAGGCCCCTCACGATGGCTGCCACTTTTGACGACTGTCTGTATGCCCTGTGTGTGGTGGACACCATTAAAAAGTCAAACCAGTTGGGCGAGTGGCAGAACATTTCCATCATGACGGAGGAGCCAGAACTGAGCCCAGCATACTTAATCAGCGAAGCCATGCGGAAGAGCAGGATGTCCCTGTACTGTTAG